CCTATACCCATTTAAGAAGGTTGCCCCCATCTTGAAAAAAGCGGACATGGCGTTTGCCAATCTGGAGACACCGGTCTCCACTCGGGGTAAGGCTGCGGACAAAACCTTTGCTTTCCGTTCGAAGCCGGATACGCTCGAAGGCTTGGTCTATGCAGGAATCGACGGCGTAACGCTGGCTAACAACCACATTCTGGACTATGGGCAGCATGCGATGCTGGATACGATTACACATTTGAAGCGCCAGAAGATCGGGTACACGGGAGCCGGGCGCAATATTGACGAGGCCTTCCAGCCTTACGTTCAGAACATTGATGGGAAGAAAATTGCGGTGCTGGGCGTCAGCCGGGTCCTCTCGGGTAATTCTTGGATCGCGGGCAAGAACCATCCGGGCGCTGCTTCCGCGTACACAATGGAGCCGATGTTAACCCATATTAAGAAATCGGCAAAAACAAACGATTATACGATCGTGTATATCCACTGGAATGAGGAATTTTCCGACTATCCGGAAGAATATGCACGCACGATGGCGAAGAAGATGATCGATGCGGGTGCCGACATTATTATTGGTTCCCACAGCCATACGTTGATGGGCATTGAGTATTACAAGAACAAACCGATTTATTATTCGCTGGGCAACTTCGTGTTTAATCGCTCAACACGGGGCGGTGACAATACCTTGCTGTCGATGATGGTCCATTTTGAGATCCAGGGTTCCAAGATCACGAGCCGGATTACGCCGGTGAAAATTATTCAAGGTCAACCGAATCTGATGGACAAGAAGTACAACAAAGACATCATCGCGAAACTGAACAAACTCTCCTATAATGCAAAAATTGATGCCAACGGCAATGTCACCAAAAAATAAAAGGAAGTTTATAAACAACTGCGGCCATAACCATAGGACGCGGTTGTTTTTTTGTGCGCTGGGGAAGACCTTCGCAAAAAATGTCAGAAACGGTATGGATTTTTTCTCATTCTCAGCATTCGACAAAATCCGCACTTACTCCATCCAGCCAGAAATTCCTGCTCCGAAAAATAAAATAAAGTTTTACAAAACATATTGTAATTCGAAATAAAATTTCAATATGATAAGGGAAAGAAGACGGGTTAACTTCGGTCGTTGGTGGTAGCGGTGAATATGAAGCGGAAGCATACATTTTTGCAGCCCTTCCAGCTAATGACGGAATGTAACAGCGATAGCGGCAGAGTTAACTTCGTCTTAACACAGATCGGAGGTGGAATTAACAAGCTAACGTTATACTCCCGAGTAGGTCTTTCATTCACGGACAAACATCCGGGAGAAAACAAGAGTCCAAGCACAGAGAGGGAGGAATTAATGTACATGATAAAAAGCAAAAAGAGAATATCGTCGCTGCTCAGCGGAGTGATGTTTCTTTCGCTACTGCTTCCCGCAGGACAAGCTGCTGCCGACCCGGTCGCCGCTGCGTCATCGGTCATTGATATGCGGCAGATGGAGATTGGGCCAGGGGCTACATATACATGGGCGAATATGCAAAAGGGCAGTGGCGAGCAGAAGGTCCACATGGTGGAGTTTGATCCATCGCAAGGGAATCTGGAGCTTCAGCCCGGCCTCACCGATGGCAAGGTCTACGGCATGCAGGGAGTCAGCAAAATGGCATCCGATGCCGACAAGGCAGGCAACCGCGTCATCGCGGCAGTGAATGGGGATTTTTACGATATGTCCACCG
Above is a window of Paenibacillus sp. FSL K6-1330 DNA encoding:
- a CDS encoding CapA family protein is translated as MKRLFCLILVIVMILPVSIVSAAGTNEKETQSKVKETKDTAGTTTQAKSKSKPIDLVFAGDILLDGYVGSQIDRFGNLYPFKKVAPILKKADMAFANLETPVSTRGKAADKTFAFRSKPDTLEGLVYAGIDGVTLANNHILDYGQHAMLDTITHLKRQKIGYTGAGRNIDEAFQPYVQNIDGKKIAVLGVSRVLSGNSWIAGKNHPGAASAYTMEPMLTHIKKSAKTNDYTIVYIHWNEEFSDYPEEYARTMAKKMIDAGADIIIGSHSHTLMGIEYYKNKPIYYSLGNFVFNRSTRGGDNTLLSMMVHFEIQGSKITSRITPVKIIQGQPNLMDKKYNKDIIAKLNKLSYNAKIDANGNVTKK